A stretch of the Neptunomonas phycophila genome encodes the following:
- a CDS encoding AEC family transporter yields MTQAFLIALMPVFIITALGIVLGRKTSYLDNPALSQLVTNVGLPCLLLSSVLKMNMNAGGMMTLMAATACALSVLALITFVILRLARLPVRYYISALVNPNAGNLGIPVVFALAGEQGLAAAVVISSVVQISHFTLGVGAMSGNYQPKQLLRNMPVLSLVVGLLILLVGLPIPTFALDTLSMLGNVTVPIMLLLLGKTVSSLSLGDKSHWTRLISLAVYRPLIGTLVALGIIEIFPLAPAQALALLLQSAMPVAVISYILTTKYNGPKEDIASLIVLSTPVSLVMVTLLWLLVN; encoded by the coding sequence ATGACACAGGCGTTTTTAATCGCCCTGATGCCCGTTTTCATCATAACCGCACTTGGCATCGTACTTGGTCGTAAAACCTCATACCTAGACAACCCAGCGCTGAGCCAATTGGTTACTAATGTAGGCTTACCCTGCTTACTACTAAGTTCTGTTCTAAAAATGAACATGAATGCAGGGGGAATGATGACGTTAATGGCTGCAACAGCTTGCGCCCTCAGTGTTTTAGCATTAATTACGTTTGTTATTTTACGTTTAGCTAGATTACCTGTGCGTTACTACATTTCGGCACTGGTTAACCCTAATGCGGGTAATCTTGGTATCCCCGTTGTATTTGCATTGGCAGGCGAACAAGGGCTTGCTGCCGCTGTTGTTATTTCTTCCGTTGTACAAATTAGTCATTTCACTCTGGGTGTCGGGGCAATGTCAGGGAACTATCAACCCAAACAGTTGCTGCGCAACATGCCCGTCCTTTCGCTAGTCGTAGGCTTATTGATTCTACTTGTCGGCCTTCCTATACCCACGTTTGCGTTGGATACCCTATCGATGCTGGGCAACGTTACGGTCCCCATCATGTTGCTACTATTAGGCAAAACCGTATCTAGCTTATCACTGGGTGATAAAAGCCACTGGACTCGCTTAATTAGCCTAGCTGTCTACAGGCCATTAATTGGTACTCTAGTCGCCTTAGGTATTATAGAAATTTTTCCGTTAGCGCCTGCTCAAGCTTTGGCCTTATTACTCCAGAGTGCTATGCCTGTAGCAGTTATAAGCTACATATTAACCACTAAGTACAACGGCCCTAAAGAAGACATAGCATCCTTAATTGTTCTTTCCACGCCCGTTTCTCTGGTCATGGTTACACTACTGTGGTTATTGGTTAATTAA
- a CDS encoding pirin family protein, with protein MISVLKSDERGQADFGWLNSRHTFSFGSYYNPEQMGLSHLRVINDDHVKPGYGFDTHGHQDMEIISYVLEGRIKHKDTLGHTEYLSAGEVQVMSAGTGIKHSEYNASASEALHFLQIWVIPRQSGLTPSYQQKDFSAFNGLSLLVSPDGRNGSLSISQDVEIYRLQATDAPIAKVLDTATIGYIHVATGDVLINGERYSAGDGITLTDENKVQMQASDNSEALLFILPTIA; from the coding sequence ATGATCTCTGTTCTTAAAAGTGACGAGCGTGGGCAGGCCGATTTCGGGTGGTTAAATTCGCGCCATACCTTTTCATTTGGCTCTTATTACAACCCGGAACAAATGGGTCTATCTCATTTGCGCGTTATTAATGATGATCATGTCAAACCCGGTTATGGCTTTGATACTCATGGCCATCAAGATATGGAGATCATCAGTTACGTTCTTGAGGGAAGAATTAAACATAAGGATACATTGGGTCATACCGAGTACTTAAGCGCCGGTGAAGTACAAGTTATGAGTGCAGGAACAGGTATAAAGCATAGCGAGTATAATGCCTCTGCTAGCGAGGCATTACACTTTTTGCAAATATGGGTCATTCCTCGCCAGTCGGGCTTAACTCCTAGCTATCAACAAAAAGATTTTTCAGCGTTTAACGGCCTGAGCTTATTAGTGTCACCGGATGGAAGAAACGGTTCACTGAGCATCTCTCAAGATGTTGAGATTTACCGTTTGCAAGCAACAGATGCCCCGATCGCAAAGGTCTTAGATACAGCGACCATTGGTTATATCCACGTTGCCACGGGTGATGTTTTAATCAATGGTGAACGCTATTCAGCAGGTGACGGCATAACTTTAACCGATGAGAATAAAGTACAGATGCAAGCATCAGACAATAGTGAAGCGCTACTTTTTATTCTGCCAACAATCGCTTAA
- a CDS encoding LysR family transcriptional regulator, translating to MAKVTLEQWRMLRAVVEHGGFAQAASAIHKSPSSINHAIHKMESLLGVPLLEVKGRKAHLTGTGSVLLRRAERILESVQNLEALADNLSVGLETEVVIAIDQAFPERILSQVLTAFSQRYPVTRVELHETVLSGTEELISDGKADLGITPCSLSGRLGEFLMNIDFIAVARPDHPLHHSTVLTESDLEPYRQIVVRDSSSKRSINVGWLGAQERWTASNLHTSVAWVVQGLGYAWLPLSAISTYLENGSLKPLPLLVGAKRSMDFQLYHADIDKTGEATQYLAELIIKGCDQKSTLLLPKL from the coding sequence GTGGCTAAAGTAACTCTTGAACAATGGCGTATGTTGCGTGCAGTTGTTGAGCACGGAGGTTTTGCTCAAGCGGCATCGGCTATTCACAAAAGCCCTTCCAGCATCAATCATGCTATTCATAAAATGGAAAGTCTGCTGGGTGTTCCTTTATTGGAAGTAAAGGGGCGTAAGGCTCATTTAACGGGGACGGGAAGTGTGTTGTTGCGCCGAGCCGAGCGTATTTTAGAAAGCGTCCAGAACTTAGAAGCGCTAGCAGATAATTTAAGTGTCGGGTTGGAGACAGAGGTTGTCATTGCAATTGATCAAGCTTTTCCAGAGAGGATACTTAGCCAAGTACTCACGGCTTTTTCGCAACGCTATCCGGTAACCCGAGTTGAGTTACATGAAACCGTTTTATCAGGCACTGAAGAGCTTATTAGCGATGGCAAGGCTGATTTAGGGATTACACCTTGCAGCCTATCAGGTCGTTTAGGAGAGTTCTTAATGAATATAGACTTTATTGCGGTTGCTCGTCCTGACCATCCGTTACACCACTCAACGGTATTAACAGAAAGTGATTTAGAACCCTACCGGCAAATAGTTGTGCGCGATTCATCTTCAAAGCGCTCCATTAACGTTGGCTGGTTGGGAGCACAGGAGCGATGGACTGCTTCCAATTTACACACTTCTGTTGCATGGGTAGTGCAAGGTCTAGGTTATGCTTGGTTACCCTTATCAGCGATTAGTACATACCTTGAAAATGGCAGCTTAAAGCCGCTTCCTCTGTTAGTTGGGGCTAAGCGTTCTATGGACTTTCAGTTATATCATGCCGATATTGATAAAACAGGAGAGGCAACTCAATATTTAGCAGAGTTAATTATTAAGGGGTGTGATCAAAAATCTACATTATTATTACCTAAGCTATAA
- a CDS encoding substrate-binding domain-containing protein → MLITIPLSSASLADTTLPGADDRDYWLPQQVNAPGILSAFQKTVSSKSDPYMGVNKPVNIALIYPSADVSDFWTRNYLALTRRLSELNIPHTTQEFSSKQIEHALQSNHTDTVLSKSDEFDYVIFGPSELEVQSENIQRLSSSPDFKTFIWAFHTPKKKWQHTPKAWFDFSSSIGAQALCDFLIDHLGEDIMFAMNRGIPGITDDQRSQEFSDCVEENGYWLNIYEHFGQYQEKGGADGAALILKNFPEADVLHNANTAMAMGAVNTLEEANSIDRLFVTGWGGTAKELQKVKEGSLNATPMRMGDDVGVATAEAIKYILEERDNELPTVYLGRITVISRSMSDEEINQLADEAFRYSGIPVIP, encoded by the coding sequence ATGCTAATAACTATTCCCTTATCTTCCGCTTCCCTAGCTGATACTACTTTACCGGGAGCTGATGATAGGGATTATTGGCTACCTCAGCAAGTTAACGCACCGGGTATTTTATCGGCCTTTCAAAAAACCGTTAGTAGTAAAAGTGATCCTTACATGGGGGTCAATAAACCCGTCAATATCGCTCTTATTTACCCCAGTGCCGATGTCTCAGATTTTTGGACACGCAACTATTTGGCGCTAACTCGTCGACTATCAGAACTTAATATTCCCCATACGACTCAAGAATTCTCATCAAAGCAGATAGAGCATGCATTACAGTCCAACCACACCGATACTGTGCTCTCAAAATCAGATGAATTTGACTATGTTATATTCGGCCCATCCGAGCTAGAAGTTCAATCCGAAAATATACAACGTTTATCCTCAAGCCCTGATTTCAAAACCTTTATTTGGGCATTCCATACCCCTAAAAAAAAGTGGCAACATACACCTAAAGCTTGGTTCGACTTTTCTAGTTCAATTGGCGCTCAAGCCCTATGCGACTTTTTAATTGACCACTTAGGGGAAGACATCATGTTTGCCATGAATAGAGGTATCCCCGGAATTACGGATGATCAACGATCTCAAGAGTTTAGTGACTGTGTGGAAGAAAACGGCTACTGGTTAAATATCTATGAACATTTCGGACAGTACCAAGAAAAAGGCGGTGCCGACGGCGCGGCATTAATCCTCAAAAACTTCCCTGAGGCAGATGTGCTTCACAACGCTAATACGGCAATGGCAATGGGTGCTGTCAATACACTAGAAGAAGCAAACAGTATCGATCGGCTATTCGTTACTGGCTGGGGAGGTACAGCAAAAGAGCTACAAAAGGTTAAAGAAGGTAGCCTTAATGCTACCCCAATGCGTATGGGAGATGACGTAGGTGTTGCTACTGCCGAAGCGATAAAATATATTTTAGAAGAGCGCGATAACGAGCTACCAACAGTGTATCTTGGACGGATAACAGTGATTAGTCGTTCAATGAGTGACGAAGAGATAAACCAGTTAGCCGATGAAGCTTTTCGCTACTCGGGCATACCTGTTATTCCTTGA
- a CDS encoding OsmC family protein, which yields MSIIKKSSARYQSLGKEGKGYVSTESGVLSDQPYGFNTRFEGKAGTNPEELIAAAHASCFTMALSFALESAGYKEGELETECAISLDKEGEGFKVSQSSLTLKASIEGISETEFSKIAEKAKTGCPISKLLDAEITLNYALS from the coding sequence ATGTCTATTATCAAGAAAAGTAGTGCTCGTTATCAGTCACTCGGTAAAGAGGGTAAAGGGTATGTATCCACTGAATCCGGTGTGTTAAGTGATCAACCATATGGCTTTAACACGCGTTTTGAAGGCAAAGCCGGGACAAATCCCGAAGAGTTGATAGCAGCGGCTCATGCGTCATGTTTTACCATGGCTCTGTCTTTTGCTCTGGAGTCGGCAGGTTATAAAGAAGGCGAACTAGAGACAGAATGCGCTATTTCTTTAGATAAAGAGGGCGAAGGTTTTAAGGTCAGTCAGTCTAGCTTAACCTTAAAAGCATCTATTGAAGGCATTTCTGAAACAGAGTTTTCTAAAATAGCAGAGAAAGCTAAAACAGGTTGCCCAATATCAAAATTATTAGATGCTGAAATTACATTAAATTACGCTTTGTCGTGA
- a CDS encoding ComEA family DNA-binding protein yields MNVSHLCNTESPVSDFSIQGSGYCIQEDRVTLSIEQLLSNRSADNISGSLMLELWALPTQYLGGGFGGELLAYTSLAPLSGQCYLPNLCFNLPFTSPTPGQWYITLMVREWDGSQFITRDYVNYENLFCVEAKPVVSRSTSDNVISVDFGHVDHSANNQNRLDSLAPSQVVKDSPLNHECDAESAPPKKAAKSGKRASKVNPSGKAIAKKVSINKASLSELEGIKGLPVKVAKLIFQTRPHKKIDELLALKGMGPKLLKKIEHLIKL; encoded by the coding sequence ATGAACGTGTCCCATTTATGCAATACTGAATCGCCTGTGAGTGATTTCTCTATCCAAGGGAGCGGTTATTGCATACAGGAAGATCGAGTTACTCTCTCAATCGAACAGCTTTTGAGCAATCGCTCCGCTGATAATATAAGTGGCAGCTTGATGCTAGAATTGTGGGCGTTGCCTACCCAATATCTCGGTGGTGGTTTTGGTGGTGAGTTGCTGGCTTATACAAGCCTTGCGCCACTTTCTGGTCAGTGTTACTTACCTAATTTATGCTTTAATTTACCTTTCACTTCTCCGACGCCAGGCCAGTGGTATATTACCCTGATGGTTCGGGAATGGGACGGCAGTCAGTTCATCACGCGTGATTATGTGAATTACGAGAACCTATTTTGTGTTGAGGCTAAGCCTGTTGTTTCACGTAGTACTAGCGATAATGTTATTTCGGTTGATTTTGGTCATGTTGATCACTCTGCTAACAACCAAAACCGTTTAGACTCTTTAGCACCTAGTCAGGTTGTTAAAGATAGTCCACTAAATCACGAATGTGATGCAGAGAGTGCTCCACCGAAAAAAGCGGCTAAATCGGGTAAGCGTGCTAGCAAAGTAAACCCGTCAGGCAAGGCTATCGCTAAAAAAGTATCCATTAACAAAGCATCGTTAAGTGAACTTGAAGGTATTAAAGGTTTGCCCGTTAAAGTAGCAAAGCTGATTTTTCAAACTCGCCCGCATAAAAAAATTGACGAGTTATTGGCGTTAAAAGGTATGGGACCAAAGCTACTTAAAAAGATTGAGCACTTGATAAAACTGTAA
- a CDS encoding putative bifunctional diguanylate cyclase/phosphodiesterase — translation MKKAVLTLGARLAITVFMLMAITGVGFGIVISALYSVESILETESSEHVSSLTTNSVVSRQIFELSTRVQLLEQTFLYNESILTEEGFNIDEQLQLMRGLSTNDDFKKHMDLFIEDFHRFLGNSLTLNRILQELGHIDVGLGEQIDQLDLLVAEDKIDQLLDKKYTYITDHIDLMNMLRESYLEVGKMVGAIRSRITPETEKVVILEVLKELDIFRLHLANLEATNEAIAQDKRQLSRALAKYTAVLRKLRANLDQRWIVMESLLDSQNQLLSFVETTEYQVQESALSLKERLEQDIGDLRFVVLVTALVAVIFGVVFISLMVKRHIRRPLDALIDGFYQLESSEFNQRISLNRTDEWNTIEKAFNQMASRLEEIYRQLNNEKKNFNYLAHHDPLTGMANRLYINQQLDSVIAHSRKQGKPFTLLYLDVDQFKNINDSLGHGAGDQLLKEVSDRLLDVIGANGHVARLGGDEFMVLFPNVQSIKAVSVFAEAINRALRKAFTLEGEPIYVTSSIGVCQYPEHGDNVETLVRNADTAMYYAKRQGRDQFCVYTDAMTHEAHDLIYKSAGIRRALENDEFELLFQPQFDIVAPTIIGAEALIRWNHPELGQLSPDAFLDVAEQTGLILDIDDWVFKQVAALVSEWKSQGFNLDGISFSVNFSGRKFFEPGLGKQLDDVIAMYDCSATQLVLEITERDMMSRFDLSAATIKDLRKRGYRVSIDDFGTGYSSLASLKNLPADTIKLDRSFILDIVTSDRDLAIVKSVMTLAEELGLSVVAEGVETQDQVDSLISIDCQYAQGYHFAYPLREDQWMLLLSAYNNALPRTS, via the coding sequence ATGAAAAAAGCTGTGTTAACGCTTGGTGCACGTTTAGCTATAACAGTCTTTATGCTGATGGCCATAACAGGGGTAGGTTTTGGTATTGTTATCAGTGCTTTGTATTCCGTAGAGTCCATTTTAGAAACAGAGTCGAGTGAACACGTTTCTTCTTTGACCACAAACTCGGTAGTGAGCCGTCAAATATTTGAACTATCGACACGTGTTCAATTACTAGAGCAAACGTTTTTATACAATGAGTCTATTCTGACAGAGGAGGGATTCAATATTGATGAGCAGCTGCAGCTGATGCGCGGCTTATCAACAAATGATGACTTTAAAAAGCACATGGACCTGTTTATTGAAGACTTTCACCGATTTTTAGGTAATTCACTGACGCTAAATCGTATTCTGCAAGAGTTAGGGCACATTGATGTTGGGCTAGGAGAGCAAATAGATCAACTAGATTTATTAGTGGCCGAAGATAAGATCGATCAATTACTGGACAAGAAATACACTTACATTACGGATCATATCGATTTAATGAACATGCTCCGGGAAAGCTATCTCGAAGTAGGTAAGATGGTAGGGGCTATACGCAGTCGCATTACGCCCGAAACAGAAAAAGTTGTTATTTTAGAAGTGCTTAAAGAGCTAGATATTTTCCGGTTACATCTAGCAAACTTAGAAGCCACTAACGAAGCTATCGCACAAGATAAAAGGCAGCTTTCGCGAGCATTGGCAAAATACACCGCCGTATTACGTAAATTACGAGCGAATTTAGATCAACGATGGATTGTGATGGAGTCGTTGCTTGATTCGCAAAACCAACTTCTTAGCTTTGTGGAAACAACCGAATACCAAGTGCAAGAAAGCGCGCTCAGCCTAAAAGAGCGTTTAGAACAAGATATTGGGGACCTTCGGTTTGTGGTGTTGGTAACCGCTCTGGTTGCCGTTATATTTGGAGTGGTTTTTATCAGCTTAATGGTAAAACGCCACATACGGCGTCCCTTGGATGCCCTGATTGATGGCTTTTATCAGCTGGAGTCTAGTGAGTTTAACCAACGGATATCGCTGAATCGAACAGACGAATGGAACACAATCGAGAAAGCGTTCAACCAAATGGCGAGTCGTTTAGAAGAAATTTATCGTCAATTAAATAACGAAAAGAAAAACTTCAATTATTTAGCTCATCATGACCCCTTAACTGGGATGGCGAACCGGTTATACATAAACCAGCAATTGGACTCGGTGATTGCTCATTCTCGAAAGCAGGGTAAACCATTTACCTTATTGTATTTAGACGTCGACCAATTTAAGAACATCAATGATTCTTTAGGGCATGGTGCTGGTGACCAGCTACTCAAAGAAGTATCAGATAGGCTATTAGACGTTATCGGTGCAAATGGGCATGTGGCTCGTTTAGGTGGCGATGAGTTCATGGTGCTGTTCCCGAATGTCCAGAGCATTAAAGCTGTTAGCGTGTTTGCGGAGGCAATCAATAGAGCGTTACGAAAAGCGTTTACGCTTGAAGGTGAGCCTATCTATGTGACAAGTAGCATAGGTGTGTGCCAGTACCCTGAGCATGGGGATAATGTTGAAACTTTAGTACGTAATGCTGACACCGCGATGTATTACGCAAAAAGACAAGGCCGAGATCAGTTTTGTGTTTACACGGACGCAATGACGCATGAAGCACATGATCTAATTTATAAAAGTGCAGGGATCAGAAGGGCGTTGGAGAACGATGAGTTTGAGCTTCTGTTTCAGCCTCAATTTGACATTGTTGCCCCTACTATTATTGGGGCTGAAGCCCTTATTCGCTGGAACCATCCGGAACTAGGTCAGCTTTCACCGGATGCATTTTTGGATGTTGCAGAGCAAACAGGGTTGATCTTAGATATTGATGATTGGGTATTTAAACAAGTGGCTGCGCTAGTTTCTGAATGGAAGTCACAAGGCTTTAATTTAGACGGTATATCTTTCTCGGTGAACTTCTCCGGTCGGAAGTTTTTTGAACCAGGGCTGGGTAAGCAATTGGATGATGTGATCGCTATGTACGATTGCTCAGCCACTCAGTTAGTACTAGAAATTACAGAACGAGACATGATGAGCCGTTTTGATTTGAGTGCGGCGACCATCAAAGATTTACGTAAACGGGGCTATCGTGTATCAATTGATGATTTTGGTACGGGATATTCTTCACTGGCATCACTTAAAAATTTACCGGCAGATACAATAAAGCTAGATCGCAGCTTTATATTGGATATAGTTACTTCGGACCGTGATTTGGCGATTGTTAAATCGGTCATGACATTGGCTGAAGAGCTGGGTTTAAGTGTTGTAGCTGAAGGCGTTGAGACCCAAGATCAGGTTGATAGCTTGATATCGATTGATTGTCAGTATGCCCAGGGCTACCACTTTGCTTATCCATTAAGAGAAGATCAGTGGATGCTATTATTATCAGCATACAATAATGCGTTACCTAGAACTTCGTAA
- a CDS encoding DoxX family protein → MDTAIIRKVLFSDAGFAPLALRVPLGIIFMVHGAQKLFGWFGGYGLEGTGQWMASQGIEPGVLMAGLAGSGEFFGGLFILIGLLTRPAALVLAFTMLIAIVSVHLSNGLLLTNNGYEYALALLAGSISLLISGAGRVSVDSLITQKS, encoded by the coding sequence ATGGACACGGCAATTATTCGTAAGGTTTTATTTTCTGACGCGGGCTTTGCACCATTAGCTCTAAGAGTTCCGTTAGGGATCATTTTTATGGTTCACGGAGCCCAAAAGTTATTTGGCTGGTTTGGGGGTTATGGTTTAGAGGGTACCGGGCAGTGGATGGCTTCTCAGGGCATAGAACCTGGAGTACTTATGGCAGGCCTTGCAGGTTCCGGTGAGTTCTTTGGTGGCTTATTTATTTTAATCGGTTTACTTACTCGACCAGCAGCTTTAGTGCTTGCCTTCACCATGCTAATCGCCATTGTTAGCGTTCATTTAAGTAATGGATTGCTATTAACTAACAATGGATATGAATACGCATTAGCGCTGCTCGCAGGTTCTATTTCATTATTGATCAGTGGAGCTGGTCGGGTATCTGTAGATTCGTTAATCACTCAAAAATCATAG
- a CDS encoding substrate-binding domain-containing protein, which translates to MKSRISKSNAFIPMLSVLLIKTSVNKWFKSLIYQLCLYLALFLAVLPLSVQAAFLNEAQARVAEAIEVESQWRGPTKGPAAGLGKNIIFIASDLRNGGVNGVAKGVSEAIGHLDWNLRFLDGAGSETRQGAAIRKAIGFLPDGIVLGGIDAKRHSKILQAAKELGITVIGWHALPDAKGDEELGVFTNITTDIREVAEIAALLSVVEANGYARVVIFTDPNYTIALSKSDRMAEVIRECLHCELISIEHVPLDKTAEQMPQVVGRLLKEHKDITHFLTINDLYIDFAIPSIESEKFDHGTAPISLSAGDGSSAAFQRIREGVYQGATVAEPLLLHGWQIVDEFNRAFLLQKPSGYSAAVHLVTDANIDQVVNSAGIYDPPNEYRESYLDMWKK; encoded by the coding sequence ATGAAAAGCCGCATCTCCAAATCTAATGCGTTTATACCTATGTTGTCGGTGCTGCTCATCAAAACTTCAGTTAATAAATGGTTCAAATCGTTAATCTACCAACTTTGTCTGTATTTGGCTTTGTTTTTGGCTGTTTTACCGCTTTCGGTACAAGCCGCCTTCTTAAATGAGGCGCAAGCCCGTGTTGCTGAAGCCATCGAGGTTGAGTCTCAATGGCGCGGCCCTACCAAAGGGCCAGCTGCTGGCTTGGGAAAAAATATCATTTTTATCGCTTCCGACTTACGCAATGGCGGTGTCAATGGAGTGGCAAAAGGGGTGTCCGAAGCCATCGGGCATTTAGACTGGAATTTACGTTTTCTGGATGGAGCGGGCTCCGAGACGCGTCAAGGCGCTGCTATTCGTAAAGCAATTGGCTTTTTGCCTGATGGTATTGTGTTAGGCGGGATTGATGCCAAACGCCATTCAAAGATACTCCAGGCTGCGAAAGAACTGGGGATAACAGTGATCGGTTGGCACGCACTGCCTGATGCCAAGGGAGACGAAGAGCTGGGCGTGTTTACGAATATTACAACGGATATTAGGGAAGTAGCAGAAATAGCGGCACTGTTATCGGTGGTAGAGGCTAATGGTTATGCCCGTGTCGTTATATTTACAGACCCCAATTATACTATTGCGTTATCAAAATCAGACAGGATGGCGGAAGTTATCAGAGAGTGTCTGCATTGTGAGTTGATTAGTATCGAACATGTACCGCTGGATAAAACTGCGGAGCAAATGCCACAAGTTGTTGGGCGTTTACTTAAAGAGCACAAAGACATTACCCATTTTTTGACGATTAATGATCTGTATATCGATTTTGCAATTCCTTCCATTGAATCCGAAAAGTTTGACCATGGTACAGCGCCTATTAGCCTATCAGCGGGTGATGGTAGCTCAGCTGCTTTTCAGCGTATACGTGAAGGCGTGTATCAAGGTGCAACCGTGGCAGAGCCACTTCTTCTGCATGGTTGGCAAATTGTAGATGAGTTTAATCGTGCTTTTCTCCTCCAAAAGCCCAGCGGGTATTCGGCAGCGGTTCACTTGGTGACAGACGCAAATATCGATCAGGTAGTAAATAGTGCGGGCATTTATGACCCTCCCAATGAGTATCGAGAGTCTTATTTAGATATGTGGAAAAAGTAG
- the rlmF gene encoding 23S rRNA (adenine(1618)-N(6))-methyltransferase RlmF, with product MKPKSRKTVSRSPSSQGKGLHQRNIHNSRYDFPELIVASPELSSVVTENKFGDLSINFSDPRAVKLLNQALLKLHYQVDFWDLPEGYLCPPIPGRADYIHYIADLLSLSLKGALPSEECIPRGKRVSALDIGMGANCIYPILGARLYGWKFVGSDVNAVAVNTANTIAQMNATLKSHIRCRLQSDSQSIFKGVVAPNERFDVTLCNPPFHRSIEEATEGSERKIKNLAKNSAKKSPMHSSVNTSDNSSSAMLNFGGQGAELWCPGGEVAFITRMMQESRDFSHQCLWFTSLVSKQESLSLLKPLLNKMGVAQSRIINMQQGNKQTRILCWSFLSETEQAAWANERWLINQ from the coding sequence ATGAAACCCAAATCCCGCAAAACAGTCTCTCGTTCACCCTCATCACAAGGGAAAGGTCTGCATCAGCGAAATATCCATAATTCACGTTATGATTTTCCCGAGCTGATTGTAGCATCGCCAGAGCTTAGTTCTGTGGTTACAGAAAACAAGTTTGGCGACTTATCGATTAACTTCTCGGATCCCCGTGCGGTTAAGTTATTAAATCAGGCACTGCTCAAATTACACTATCAAGTTGATTTTTGGGACCTACCCGAGGGTTATTTATGTCCTCCTATTCCAGGGCGCGCTGATTATATTCATTACATTGCTGATCTATTATCGCTTTCGTTAAAAGGGGCGCTTCCCTCAGAGGAGTGTATCCCAAGAGGCAAACGTGTATCGGCCTTGGATATAGGGATGGGAGCAAACTGTATTTATCCTATTCTTGGGGCGCGTTTATATGGCTGGAAATTTGTAGGCTCTGATGTCAATGCGGTTGCTGTCAACACCGCGAATACAATAGCGCAAATGAACGCAACGCTTAAATCTCATATACGTTGTCGTTTACAATCCGATAGCCAATCGATTTTTAAAGGGGTGGTTGCGCCCAATGAGCGCTTTGATGTGACACTCTGTAATCCTCCGTTTCACCGATCCATTGAGGAGGCAACAGAAGGGTCTGAACGGAAAATAAAAAATTTAGCAAAAAACTCAGCTAAAAAGTCGCCTATGCACTCCTCTGTTAACACTTCTGATAATTCTTCTTCAGCGATGCTTAATTTTGGTGGCCAAGGCGCAGAATTGTGGTGTCCTGGCGGCGAAGTTGCGTTTATCACAAGGATGATGCAAGAAAGCCGCGATTTTTCGCATCAATGCCTTTGGTTTACAAGTTTGGTCTCCAAGCAAGAGAGCTTAAGCCTACTCAAGCCTTTATTAAACAAGATGGGTGTTGCCCAAAGCCGTATCATTAATATGCAACAGGGTAATAAGCAAACTCGTATTTTATGTTGGAGCTTTCTTAGCGAAACCGAGCAAGCGGCGTGGGCTAATGAGCGTTGGTTAATTAACCAATAA